A window of Deltaproteobacteria bacterium contains these coding sequences:
- a CDS encoding ABC transporter ATP-binding protein, with protein sequence MPEPLVDVRDVSKVYRQGRVDVPALRDVSLQFEPGDFAVLAGPSGSGKTTLLNLIGALDTPTAGVVRVGGTDLSNLSGRRRAELRLRDIGFVFQSYNLIPVLTAYENAEFVLLLQGVAADARRRRVHEVLADVGLAELADRRPAEMSGGQQQRVAVARAIAGRPKLVLADEPTANLDSKTGGGLVDMMRRLNEQHGVTFIFSSHDPKVIDRAARLIRLEDGRVVADERRDRDAA encoded by the coding sequence ATGCCTGAACCGCTCGTCGACGTCCGGGATGTGTCGAAAGTCTACCGCCAAGGCCGCGTCGACGTGCCGGCCCTGCGCGACGTGTCGCTCCAGTTCGAGCCCGGCGACTTCGCCGTGCTCGCCGGACCGTCCGGCTCCGGCAAGACGACGCTGCTGAACCTGATCGGCGCGCTCGACACGCCGACCGCCGGGGTGGTCCGCGTCGGCGGCACCGACCTGTCCAACCTGTCGGGCCGGCGCCGGGCCGAGTTGCGCCTGCGCGACATCGGCTTCGTGTTCCAGTCCTACAATCTCATCCCGGTCCTCACCGCGTACGAGAACGCCGAGTTCGTGTTGCTGTTGCAGGGGGTCGCTGCCGACGCACGCCGGCGCCGCGTGCACGAGGTGCTCGCCGACGTCGGCCTCGCCGAGTTGGCCGACCGGCGGCCGGCCGAGATGTCCGGCGGCCAGCAACAGCGCGTCGCCGTCGCCCGCGCAATTGCCGGGCGCCCCAAGCTGGTGCTCGCCGACGAGCCGACCGCCAACCTCGACAGCAAGACCGGCGGCGGCCTGGTCGACATGATGCGCCGGCTCAACGAGCAACACGGCGTCACGTTCATCTTCTCCTCGCACGATCCGAAAGTCATCGACCGCGCCGCGCGGCTCATTCGCCTCGAGGACGGCCGAGTCGTCGCGGACGAGCGCCGAGATCGCGATGCAGCGTAG